The stretch of DNA CTCGCCCTCGCCCAGCGTGGACTGGGACAGCTCGGGCACGCGCGAGGCCGCGAGCGACTCCACCACCTCGGGGTCGGCGCGGAACGCCCTGGCCTTCTCCTTGAGGATGAGGTAGTTGCGCATGCAGGCCGCGGCCGACTCCCACACGCCGCTCATGTCCTCGGTGCGCGGCGTCTTGAAGTCGAAGTGCAGCGGGCCGTCGTAGCCCGCGCTCTCCAGCAGGTCCACCAGGAAGAACGCCTCCTTGACGTCGCCCGAGCCGAAGCGCAGGTCCTGGTCGTACTTGATCCCGCGCTGGCCGTTGAGGTCGATGTGGAAGAGCTTGCCCGCCCACAGGGCCTGCGCGACGCCGTGCGCGAAGTTCAGCCCGGCCATCTGCTCGTGGCCGACCTCCGGGTTGACCCCCACCATCTCGGGGTGCTCCAGCTCGTTGATGAAGGCCAGGGCGTGCCCCACCGTGGGCAGCAGGATGTCGCCGCGCGGCTCGTTGGGCTTGGGCTCCAGGGCGAAGCGCAGGTCGTGGCCCTGCTCGCGCACGTAGCCGCACAGGATGTCGAAGGCCTCGCGCAGCCGGTCCAGGGCGGCGTGGTCGTTCTTGCCCGCCTCGGTCTCGGCGCCGTCCATGCCTCCCCAGCACACGTAGGTCTCGGCGCCCAGCGACACGGCCAGCTCGATGTTGCGGATGACCTTGCGGATGGCGTACCGGCGCACGTCGCGGCTGTTGGAGGTGAACCCGCCGTCGCGGAACACCGGGTCCGAGAACAGGTTGGTGGTCGCCATCGGCACCTTGAGCCCGGTCTCGTCCAGGGCCGCGCGGAACCGCTTGAGGATGTCCTCGCGCTCGGTGTCGGAGCTGCCGGGCGGGATGAGGTCGTCGTCGTGGAAGGTGATCCCGTGCGCGCCGAGGTCGGCGAGGCGGCGGACGGCGTCCACCGGGTCGAGCGCCGGGCGGACGGGGTCGCCGAAGGTGTTCACCCCGCGCCACCCCACGGTCCACAGACCGAAGGTGAACCTGTCCGCGGGCACGGGCTGGTAGCTGCTCATGTCGTGTCTCCTGAGGTAGGCGCAGGACTCCGGAATAGTTTGTCTAGAGTCACAACTAATTGTCAACGGGGTGGCCGCGCAACACCGCCACCCCGCCGCCCGGCAGGGTCATCCCCTGCGCCGAAACGCCCGACACCAGGTCGCGGGCGCCCGCGTCCAGCCCGAACCGGGCCGGGTCGATCCACCGCGGCCGGTTGTCGTGGTTGGTGACGAACACCCACGCGCCGTCCCGGTCCACCCGGCGCACCACCTCCAGCCCCGGCTCCGGGAACGGCCCCGTCCCCGCCGCCTCGGCCAGCAGCCGCGCCAGGCCCCGGTCCGACAGCCGGGCCGACAGGTACCAGGCCTCGCCCGCGCCGTGGCGCCGCCGCGTCACCGCGGGCAGCCCGTCCAGCGGGCCGCCCGCGTAGTGGGCCACCGCCTCGGCCCCCGCCAGGTGGACGTGCTCGCTCCACAGGGTGACCTCCTCGCGCACCGAACCCAGGTCCACGCCCACCGCGTCCCCGGGCAGCAGCGGGTGCACCTCCTCCACCCGCACCCCCAGCAGGTCCCGCAGCGCGCCCGGGTACCCGCCGGTGCGCACGGTCCCGTCCGGGTCGGCGGCCCCGCTCAGGAAGGTCACCACCAGCGTTCCGCCGTCCTCGGTGTAGCGGGCCAACCGCTCGGCCGCCTCGTCCGAGAGCAGGTACAGGGCGGGCACCACCAGCAGCGGCACCCGCGGCAGGTCGCGGTCGGGGCGCACCATGTCCACCGTGCGCCCCGACCGCCACAGCACCCGGTGCACCTGACGCGCCGCCTCCAGGTAGTCCACGCCCCGCGCCGGCAGCGACGGGCTGCCCAGCGCCCACCAGCACTCGGGGTCCCAGGTGAGCGCCGCGTCGGCGACCACGTCGGCGTCGCGCGCCTCCGCCACGCGGGGCAGCACGCTCCCCAGTTCGCACACCTCGCGGAAGATCCGCGAATCCGGCCCGGCGTGCGGCACCATCCCCGAGTGCCACTGCTCGGCGCCGCCCCGGGACGCCCGCCACTGGAAGAACATCGCGCCCCGCGACCCGCGCGCCACGTGCGCCAGGCTGTGCCGCGCCGTCTCCCCGGGGGCCTTCGGCCGGGTGACCTCGCCCGTGTAGGTCACACCCGCCGCCTGTTCCATCAACAGCCACGGCCGACCCGGGCCGGGCACGCGCTCCGCCCACGAGCGGGCCAGATCGGCGGCGAAGGCGGTCTGCTCCGCCCCGCCCTGCCCCGTCCGGTCCGGGTAGTCGTCCACGGCCACCAGGTCCAGGTGCTCGGCCCACCGCCACGGGTCCACCGGCACCCAGTCGCCGAAGGCCAGGTTGGTCGTGACCGGCACGTCCGGCCGGACGGCGCGCAGCACGTCGCGCTGGGACAGGAAGTGGTCGAGCATCGCGTCCGACAGGAACCGCCGGAAGTCCAGCACGTGCGCCGGGTTGGGCAGGTACTGGGTCGCCCGCGGCGGCTGGATCTGCTCCCACTCCGAGTAGTGCTGGCTCCAGAACGCCGTGGTCCACGCCGCGTTGAGCCGGTCCAGGTCCACGTGGCGACCCCGCAGCCAGTCGCGGAAGGCCCCGGCGGTGTGCTCGGAGTGCGACCACGTCCCGTACTCGTTGTGCACGTGCCACAGGCGCAGCGCCGGGTGCCCGGAGTAGCGCTCCGCCAGCGCGCGGGCGATGCGCACCGAGGCCTCCCGGTAGGCGGGGGAGCACACGTCGTAGGTGTCGCGGCTGCCATGGGTGAGCCGGGTCCCGTCCGCGGTCACCGGCATCGCGTCGGGGTGGGCGAGCCCGAACCACGGCGGGGGAGAGGCGGTCGGGGTGGCCAGCGCGACCCCGATCCCGGCGTCGGCGAGCCGGTCCAGCACCCGGTCCAGCCACTCGAACCGGTACTCGCCCTCCTTCGGCTCCAGGAGCGCCCAGGAGAAGACGCCGACCGTCACGAGGTTGACCCCGGCGCGGCGCATCAGCTCCACGTCCTCCGCCTGGACCTCCTCCGGCCACTGCTCGGGGTTGTAGTCGCCGCCGAACCACAGCGGAGAGGACATGGGGAACTCCTTCTGGTTTGGTGTGTGCGCCAACAAAGTAGGGCGAAAACCCTTCCGGGCGACACCCCCCACACGAGGAGAGCGCATGTCCGCAGCACGACGGGTCCGCACCCGCCATCCGGTCGGGAACTGGGAGGACGCGCTGGTCACCGGCAACGGGCGCCAGGGGGCGCTCGTGCACTCGACGGCGGAGCGCGTCCGCCTCACGCTGGGCCACGAGCGGCTGTTCCTGCCGGTCACGGAGCCCCTGCCCGCTCCCGCGACCGCCTCCCTGCTACCCGAACTGAGGGAGCTGCTGCGCCGGGGCCGCTCCCGCGAGGCCGCCGGGCGGATCACGGAGTTCGCGGCGCGGGAGCACCCGGGCTACGCCGACACCCGGTGGATCGACCCGCTGGTGGGGGCCGCCGTGCTCTCGTTCGCCCCGCGCGGACCCCGGCCGGGGCCGGTCACGCGCACGTGCGACCTGGACTCGGGCCTGGTCACGGAGGAGCTGCCGGACGGGACCGTGCACCGGGCCTTCGCCTCCCGGCCCGACGACGCCGTGGTCGTCGAGCTCGCCTCACCCGGTGGCCTGGACGGAACGCTGCGGCTCACCGCCTTGGAGGAGACGCCGCCGGTCCCGATGGCGGTGGCCCCTGAGGCGGCCCCCGGCCTGTTGACCCTGCGGGCGGACTTCCCCGAGCGCCCGCCCGGCGGCCTGTCCGGGTACACGGTGACCTGCGCCGTCAGCGCCGAGGGCGGTCGGGTCGGCGTCGGTGGTGAGGGGTTGGACCTGCGGGGTGTCCGGCGGCTCCGGCTGGTGGCACGCGTGCGGGTGGACGGTTTCGCCGCGTCCGCCGGGATCCCGGAGGACTTCGCCGGGGCGCTCGAACGCCACCGGGCGGTGCACGGCGACCTCATGTCCCGCTTCCGGCTGGAGCTGGAGGGCGGTCCGGCCCACCCCGACGCGCTCGGCGAGGACCTCCTGGCGGCGGGGGCCGCCCCCGACCTGATCGCACGCCTGGTCGACGCCGGGCGGTACGCGATCATCTCCAGCTGCGGCGACCTGCCGCCCACCCTCCAGGGGGTGTGGAGCGGCACCTACGACCCACCGTGGCGGTCGGGGTACACCTTCGACGGCAACCTGCCCTCCGCCCTCGCGGCCCTGCACACCACGGGCACGCCCGAGCTGATGACCGGCCTGTTCGACCTCCTCGACGGCATGGCCGACGACCTGGCGGAGAACGCGCGGCGGCTCTACGGCTGCCGGGGGATCCTGCTGCCCGCGCACGCCTCCACCTCCGGCAGGCACAACCACTTCGGCCCCGAGTGGTGCCTGACCTGCTGGACCGCGGGAGCGGCGTGGACGTCCCGCCTGTACTGGGACCACTACTCCCACACCCGCGACCGCGCGTTCCTGCGCGAGCGCGCCCTGCCCTTCCTCACCGCCGCCGCGGAGTTCCACGAGGACTTCCTCACCGACGAGGGCTTCTCCCCCTCCTACTCGCCGGAGAACACCCCCGGGGACGGCGGCGGCCAGGCCGCCGTCAACGCCACCATGGACGTCGCGGCCGTGCGCGACCTGGTGCGCAACCTACTGCGGGCGCACCGCGTGCTGGGCGTTCCCGGATCCCGCCGCTGGGCACGGCTGGGGGCGCGGCTGCCCGGATACCGGGTCGCCCCGGGCGGCGAACTCGCCGAGTGGGCGGGCCCGGCCGGGCCGGTCGGACAGACCGAGCGGCACGCGCACCGGCACGCCTCCCACCTGTACCCGCTCTGGTACGAGACCGACCCCGCCCTGGCCTCGCCCCGGCTGCGTGCGGCGGCGGTCGCCGCCGTGCGCGCCCGCCTGGAGTGGTGGCGCGGGCAGGAGTCCGACGAGATGGCCTTCGGCCTGGTCCAGCTGGGGCTGGCCGCGGCCAACCTGGGCCTGGCCGCCGAGGCGCACGAGACCCTGTCCCTGCTGGCCACCCGCTACTGGCGCCCCACCCTGGTGCCCACGCACAACCGGGGCAGCCTGTTCAACGTGGACATCGGCGGCGGGTTCCCGGCCGTGGCGGCGGCGATGCTGGCCCGGTCCGCCGAGGGGCGCCTGGACCTGTTGCCCGCCCTGCCCCGGGAGTGGGCCTCGGGCCGGGTGGAGGGGCTGCGGGCCCGGGGCGGGGTCGTCGTGGAACTCCTGGAGTGGTCCGGCGATCGGGCCCGCGCGCGGCTGCGGGCCGTCGAGCCCCGCGAGACGGTGGTGGCGCTTCCCGGAGGGGAGCGGCGCAAGGTGGACCTGGTACCGGACCGGACGGTGTCCCTGCAATTCCCGATGGTCGCCGGGGAAGAGTCGAATCGCTTCGAAATTTCCTCCACAACACCCCTTGCCGGGGGTTAGTCGGCTATCCAGACTAATGGGGAATTCGCGTCCGCCCCGGGGCCGGATTTCCCGGGACGGGCGTACCCCCCAGATTCCCCCAAGGAGCCCGCACATGCCTCCCGAACAGCACCGGCCCCCCAGACGCGGGCGGGGCTTACCGGCGCTCGCCGTCGCGGCGGCCACCGCACTGGCCGCCTCCACCGTCGTCGCCACCACCGCGGCCGGGGCCGCTCCCGCCGAGCCGACCGCGGCACAGGACGCCTACGAGTGGGACAACGTCGAGATCGTCGGGGGCGGCTTCGTCCCCGGCATCGTCTTCAGCGAGACCGAACCGGGCCTGGCCTACGCCCGCACCGACATCGGCGGCGCCTACCGCTGGAACCCCGACACCGAACGCTGGATCCCCCTGCTCGACTGGGTCGGCTGGGACGAGTGGGGCTACACGGGCGTCGTCAGCATCGCCACCGACCCCGTGGACCCCGATCGCGTGTACGCGGCCGTGGGCACCTACACCAACGGCTGGGACCCCAACAACGGGGCCATCCTCAGCTCCGACGACCGCGGCGAGACCTGGGACGTCGCCGAGCTGCCCTTCAAGCTCGGCGGCAACATGCCCGGCCGCGGCCTCGGCGAGCGCCTGGCCGTGGACCCCAACGACAACAGCGTCGTCTACTTCGGCGCGAGCGGCGGCAACGGCCTGTGGCGCAGCACCGACCACGGCGCCACCTGGGCCGAGGTCGAGGCCTTCCCCAACCCCGGCGACTACGTCCAGGACCCGGGCGACGAGACCGGCATGATGTCCGACATCACCGGCGTGACCTGGGTGGACTTCGACCCCAGGACCGGGTCCGAGGGCTCGGTCACCCAGGACGTCTACGTCGGCGTCGCCGACCTGGACGACCCGGTCTACCGCAGTCAGGACGGCGGACAGACCTGGGAGCCCGTCCCCGGCGCGCCCACGGGGCACCTGCCCGCGCACTCGGTCGTGGACCACGAGGGCGGCCAGCTCTACATGGCCACCACCAGCACCCCCGGCCCCTACGACGGCGACTCCGGCGACGTGTGGCGCATGGACCTGGCGACGGGGGAGTGGACCGACATCAGCCCCGTCCCCTCCGGCTCCGAGGACAACTACTTCGGCTACGGCGGCCTGACCATCGACCGGCAGGACCCGGACACGCTGATGGTCGCCACCCAGATCTCCTGGTGGCCCGACATCCAGATCTACCGCAGCACCGACCGCGGCCAGACCTGGACCCAGGCGTGGGACTGGGGCGCCTACCCCGAGCGCACCACGCGCTACGAGATGGACATCTCCGGAGCGCCCTGGCTGGACTTCGGCGGTACCGGGACGCCCCCGGAGACCCAGCCCAAACTCGGCTGGATGACGCAGGCGATGGCGATCGACCCGTTCGACTCCGACCGTTTCATGTACGGCACGGGCGCCACGGTCTACGGCAGCGACAACCTCACCGACTGGGACGCGGGCACCACCTTCGACATCGGGGTCAGGGCGCACGGCATCGAGGAGACGGCCGTGAACGACCTGATCAGCCCGCCCGAGGGCGCGCCGCTGCACTCGGCCCTGCTCGACATCGGCGGCTTCACCCACCAGGACCTGGAGACCGTCCCCGACCAGATGTACCAGCAGCCCTACTGGGGCCACGGGACCAGCCTGGACTTCGCCGAACTCCAGCCCGCGACCATCGCGCGGGTCGGCGGCAGCGACGCCGAGGCCGCCATCGGCCTGTCCACCGACGGCGGCGAGAGCTGGTGGGCCGGGCAGGAGCCCGGCGGCGTGACCGGCGGCGGCACGGTCGCGGTGAACGCGGACGGCTCGTCCGTCGTGTGGAGCCCCGACGGCACAGGCGTCCACGTCTCCACCACCCTGGGCTCGTCGTGGACCGCCTCCACCGGCGTTCCGGCGGGCGCGAGGGTGGAGGCCGACCGGGTGGACCCGGACGTGTTCTACGCCGTCTCCGGCGGCACCTTCTACACCAGCACCGACGGCGGGGCCACCTTCACGGCGGGCTTCGACGGGCTCCCGGCCGAGGGCAACATCCGCTTCGGCGCGGTGCCCGGCCACACCGGTGACGTGTGGGTCGCCGGAGGCACCGGTGACCACTACGGCATGTGGCGGAGCACGGACGCCGGGGCCTCCTT from Nocardiopsis dassonvillei subsp. dassonvillei DSM 43111 encodes:
- the xylA gene encoding xylose isomerase — encoded protein: MSSYQPVPADRFTFGLWTVGWRGVNTFGDPVRPALDPVDAVRRLADLGAHGITFHDDDLIPPGSSDTEREDILKRFRAALDETGLKVPMATTNLFSDPVFRDGGFTSNSRDVRRYAIRKVIRNIELAVSLGAETYVCWGGMDGAETEAGKNDHAALDRLREAFDILCGYVREQGHDLRFALEPKPNEPRGDILLPTVGHALAFINELEHPEMVGVNPEVGHEQMAGLNFAHGVAQALWAGKLFHIDLNGQRGIKYDQDLRFGSGDVKEAFFLVDLLESAGYDGPLHFDFKTPRTEDMSGVWESAAACMRNYLILKEKARAFRADPEVVESLAASRVPELSQSTLGEGESLSDLLAEEIDLAEVGERGYHFERLDQLAMEHLFGLR
- a CDS encoding beta-galactosidase — encoded protein: MSSPLWFGGDYNPEQWPEEVQAEDVELMRRAGVNLVTVGVFSWALLEPKEGEYRFEWLDRVLDRLADAGIGVALATPTASPPPWFGLAHPDAMPVTADGTRLTHGSRDTYDVCSPAYREASVRIARALAERYSGHPALRLWHVHNEYGTWSHSEHTAGAFRDWLRGRHVDLDRLNAAWTTAFWSQHYSEWEQIQPPRATQYLPNPAHVLDFRRFLSDAMLDHFLSQRDVLRAVRPDVPVTTNLAFGDWVPVDPWRWAEHLDLVAVDDYPDRTGQGGAEQTAFAADLARSWAERVPGPGRPWLLMEQAAGVTYTGEVTRPKAPGETARHSLAHVARGSRGAMFFQWRASRGGAEQWHSGMVPHAGPDSRIFREVCELGSVLPRVAEARDADVVADAALTWDPECWWALGSPSLPARGVDYLEAARQVHRVLWRSGRTVDMVRPDRDLPRVPLLVVPALYLLSDEAAERLARYTEDGGTLVVTFLSGAADPDGTVRTGGYPGALRDLLGVRVEEVHPLLPGDAVGVDLGSVREEVTLWSEHVHLAGAEAVAHYAGGPLDGLPAVTRRRHGAGEAWYLSARLSDRGLARLLAEAAGTGPFPEPGLEVVRRVDRDGAWVFVTNHDNRPRWIDPARFGLDAGARDLVSGVSAQGMTLPGGGVAVLRGHPVDN
- a CDS encoding glycosyl hydrolase family 95 catalytic domain-containing protein, which gives rise to MSAARRVRTRHPVGNWEDALVTGNGRQGALVHSTAERVRLTLGHERLFLPVTEPLPAPATASLLPELRELLRRGRSREAAGRITEFAAREHPGYADTRWIDPLVGAAVLSFAPRGPRPGPVTRTCDLDSGLVTEELPDGTVHRAFASRPDDAVVVELASPGGLDGTLRLTALEETPPVPMAVAPEAAPGLLTLRADFPERPPGGLSGYTVTCAVSAEGGRVGVGGEGLDLRGVRRLRLVARVRVDGFAASAGIPEDFAGALERHRAVHGDLMSRFRLELEGGPAHPDALGEDLLAAGAAPDLIARLVDAGRYAIISSCGDLPPTLQGVWSGTYDPPWRSGYTFDGNLPSALAALHTTGTPELMTGLFDLLDGMADDLAENARRLYGCRGILLPAHASTSGRHNHFGPEWCLTCWTAGAAWTSRLYWDHYSHTRDRAFLRERALPFLTAAAEFHEDFLTDEGFSPSYSPENTPGDGGGQAAVNATMDVAAVRDLVRNLLRAHRVLGVPGSRRWARLGARLPGYRVAPGGELAEWAGPAGPVGQTERHAHRHASHLYPLWYETDPALASPRLRAAAVAAVRARLEWWRGQESDEMAFGLVQLGLAAANLGLAAEAHETLSLLATRYWRPTLVPTHNRGSLFNVDIGGGFPAVAAAMLARSAEGRLDLLPALPREWASGRVEGLRARGGVVVELLEWSGDRARARLRAVEPRETVVALPGGERRKVDLVPDRTVSLQFPMVAGEESNRFEISSTTPLAGG
- a CDS encoding cellulose binding domain-containing protein gives rise to the protein MPPEQHRPPRRGRGLPALAVAAATALAASTVVATTAAGAAPAEPTAAQDAYEWDNVEIVGGGFVPGIVFSETEPGLAYARTDIGGAYRWNPDTERWIPLLDWVGWDEWGYTGVVSIATDPVDPDRVYAAVGTYTNGWDPNNGAILSSDDRGETWDVAELPFKLGGNMPGRGLGERLAVDPNDNSVVYFGASGGNGLWRSTDHGATWAEVEAFPNPGDYVQDPGDETGMMSDITGVTWVDFDPRTGSEGSVTQDVYVGVADLDDPVYRSQDGGQTWEPVPGAPTGHLPAHSVVDHEGGQLYMATTSTPGPYDGDSGDVWRMDLATGEWTDISPVPSGSEDNYFGYGGLTIDRQDPDTLMVATQISWWPDIQIYRSTDRGQTWTQAWDWGAYPERTTRYEMDISGAPWLDFGGTGTPPETQPKLGWMTQAMAIDPFDSDRFMYGTGATVYGSDNLTDWDAGTTFDIGVRAHGIEETAVNDLISPPEGAPLHSALLDIGGFTHQDLETVPDQMYQQPYWGHGTSLDFAELQPATIARVGGSDAEAAIGLSTDGGESWWAGQEPGGVTGGGTVAVNADGSSVVWSPDGTGVHVSTTLGSSWTASTGVPAGARVEADRVDPDVFYAVSGGTFYTSTDGGATFTAGFDGLPAEGNIRFGAVPGHTGDVWVAGGTGDHYGMWRSTDAGASFEQVEAVDEGDAVGFGAPAPGSDYPAVYTSSRIDGVRGIFRSDDAGESWVRINDDQHQWAWTGATITGDPNVYGRVYVGTNGRGIVYGDLAGGGGDPEPTPEPTPDPEPTPEPSPDPEPGDCAVEYTVTNTWSGGFQAGVTVTNDGDEALEGWEVGWEFTAGEEVTSLWNGAYTQDGASVRVTDAGWNARIAPGSSVTVGFNGTVDGEPAQPTGLTLDGEACG